One genomic window of Magnolia sinica isolate HGM2019 chromosome 3, MsV1, whole genome shotgun sequence includes the following:
- the LOC131240859 gene encoding uncharacterized protein LOC131240859 isoform X1, giving the protein MALPSAFQERLQQMEETRNQRLSLLKVEKELQSKKSLLLSAKLSNLRRMEQRCLLLEQRNVVLSFQILAKKSEIETVDAEYLSVAQQIRDLKSEIGELEECEKERERFYEMKVLEMEEFKNEVGRCVSLSSLEVQKLRNDVSELKSKLQELQGHDGYMNNLEIAAAEARKAELLDQKENLDRSLASNYKLRLLLQKHLQNMLVSKDEERKNESGQ; this is encoded by the exons ATGGCGCTCCCATCTGCTTTCCAAGAAAGGCTTCAGCAAATGGAAGAGACCAGAAACCAGAGGCTCTCTCTCTTAAAA GTCGAGAAAGAGCTTCAAAGCAAGAAATCTCTGCTCTTATCGGCGAAGCTCTCGAACCTCCGACGGATGGAGCAACGCTGCCTCCTCCTGGAGCAGAGGAACGTGGTGCTGAGCTTCCAGATCCTGGCCAAGAAATCCGAAATCGAGACTGTCGATGCTGAATACCTGAGTGTAGCTCAGCAGATTAG ggatttgaagaGTGAGATCGGCGAGCTTGAGGAAtgtgagaaggagagggagaggtttTATGAGATGAAGGTATTGGAAATGGAGGAATTCAAGAATGAGGTGGGAAGATGTGTTTCGCTGTCTAGCTTGGAAGTGCAGAAGTTGAGAAATGATGTAAGTGAG CTCAAATCAaaacttcaagaacttcaaggcCACGATGgatatatgaacaatttggagaTAGCTGCAGCTGAGGCAAGGAAGGCTGAGCTTTTAGATCAGAAAGAGAATCTGGACAGAAGTTTGGCATCTAATTACAAACTAAGATTGTTGCTGCAAAAACATCTTCAGAATATGTTAGTGTCAAAGGATGAAGAGAGGAAAAATGAATCGGGACAATGA
- the LOC131240859 gene encoding uncharacterized protein LOC131240859 isoform X2, protein MALPSAFQERLQQMEETRNQRLSLLKVEKELQSKKSLLLSAKLSNLRRMEQRCLLLEQRNVVLSFQILAKKSEIETVDAEYLSVAQQIRDLKSEIGELEECEKERERFYEMKVLEMEEFKNEVGRCVSLSSLEVQKLRNDLKSKLQELQGHDGYMNNLEIAAAEARKAELLDQKENLDRSLASNYKLRLLLQKHLQNMLVSKDEERKNESGQ, encoded by the exons ATGGCGCTCCCATCTGCTTTCCAAGAAAGGCTTCAGCAAATGGAAGAGACCAGAAACCAGAGGCTCTCTCTCTTAAAA GTCGAGAAAGAGCTTCAAAGCAAGAAATCTCTGCTCTTATCGGCGAAGCTCTCGAACCTCCGACGGATGGAGCAACGCTGCCTCCTCCTGGAGCAGAGGAACGTGGTGCTGAGCTTCCAGATCCTGGCCAAGAAATCCGAAATCGAGACTGTCGATGCTGAATACCTGAGTGTAGCTCAGCAGATTAG ggatttgaagaGTGAGATCGGCGAGCTTGAGGAAtgtgagaaggagagggagaggtttTATGAGATGAAGGTATTGGAAATGGAGGAATTCAAGAATGAGGTGGGAAGATGTGTTTCGCTGTCTAGCTTGGAAGTGCAGAAGTTGAGAAATGAT CTCAAATCAaaacttcaagaacttcaaggcCACGATGgatatatgaacaatttggagaTAGCTGCAGCTGAGGCAAGGAAGGCTGAGCTTTTAGATCAGAAAGAGAATCTGGACAGAAGTTTGGCATCTAATTACAAACTAAGATTGTTGCTGCAAAAACATCTTCAGAATATGTTAGTGTCAAAGGATGAAGAGAGGAAAAATGAATCGGGACAATGA